A DNA window from Gillisia sp. Hel1_33_143 contains the following coding sequences:
- a CDS encoding glycoside hydrolase family 15 protein — MENLDYGIIGNCKSAALISKTGAMEWCCLPNFNSASVFAKLLDDEIGGSFEFKVSADYKITQEYLWGTNVLSTVFDNGTDAFQLIDFMPRYQREDQSYYAPPDVIRFIRLLKGAPKFKLIYDPKLDFAREKTFNENKGDYIKSYTEEGKYDSLFLYSNFNLDKILNQEEIELKENSYLLLAYHEKLITQTIDRAYLKFQRTKTYWMNWSEKTTKYKYYNEEILRSALVLKALTYKKSGAVLAAATTSLPETIGEERNWDYRFCWIRDASMVIKVMAGLGHTKSAKDFLQYIINIIPHKDEKIQIMYGINGEKDLTENILTHLKGYKNSGPVRTGNAAYIQKQNDIYGILMEVIYQQFLQFETSLENSEELWTITRGIVKIVEEHWQSPDKGIWELRTEDRHFVFSKLLCWVAVDRAIKIGEILRMGINDTKWKQLRNEIFEDIHENGWNEEIQAYTQSYGSKDLDASTLLMEQYGFLEASDQRFISTVKATKRELCKDGLMYRYKNKDDFGEPSSSFTICTFWLIDSLFKIGEEKEAKAMFDDLLSHSNHLGLFSEDIDFKTKRLLGNFPQAYSHLALIETAANFSKSYVSEENIQF; from the coding sequence ATGGAGAATTTAGATTATGGAATTATAGGAAACTGTAAAAGTGCTGCCTTAATTTCTAAAACCGGAGCTATGGAATGGTGCTGTTTGCCAAATTTTAATTCTGCTTCAGTATTTGCAAAATTATTGGATGATGAGATAGGAGGGAGTTTTGAATTTAAAGTGAGTGCAGATTATAAAATAACTCAAGAATATCTGTGGGGAACTAATGTTCTAAGTACCGTTTTTGATAATGGTACTGATGCTTTTCAGCTTATAGATTTTATGCCTAGATATCAAAGAGAAGATCAATCTTATTATGCACCGCCAGATGTTATAAGATTTATTAGATTGTTGAAAGGAGCTCCAAAGTTTAAACTTATTTACGACCCAAAGTTGGATTTTGCCAGAGAGAAGACCTTTAATGAAAATAAGGGAGATTATATAAAGAGTTATACGGAAGAGGGAAAATATGATTCTCTATTTTTATATTCTAATTTCAATCTAGATAAGATCCTCAATCAGGAAGAAATTGAATTAAAGGAAAATTCTTACCTGCTTCTAGCATATCACGAAAAACTAATAACACAAACTATAGACAGAGCATATCTTAAATTTCAACGCACCAAGACGTATTGGATGAATTGGAGTGAGAAGACCACCAAATATAAATATTATAATGAGGAGATCTTAAGAAGTGCACTGGTACTAAAAGCTCTTACTTATAAGAAATCTGGAGCTGTACTTGCAGCTGCTACTACATCTTTACCAGAAACTATAGGTGAGGAGCGAAATTGGGATTACAGATTTTGCTGGATTAGAGATGCTTCTATGGTTATAAAAGTGATGGCAGGATTAGGTCATACCAAATCTGCCAAAGATTTTCTTCAATATATCATCAATATCATCCCCCATAAAGATGAAAAAATTCAGATCATGTATGGGATAAATGGTGAAAAGGATCTTACAGAAAATATACTTACTCATTTAAAAGGATATAAAAATTCCGGACCGGTTAGAACGGGTAATGCTGCATATATTCAGAAGCAAAATGATATTTACGGAATTTTGATGGAAGTGATCTATCAACAATTTCTTCAGTTTGAAACATCTCTGGAGAATAGTGAAGAATTATGGACCATTACTCGAGGTATCGTAAAAATTGTAGAGGAGCATTGGCAAAGTCCAGATAAGGGAATTTGGGAGTTGCGAACTGAAGATAGACATTTTGTTTTTTCAAAATTACTTTGTTGGGTAGCTGTAGATAGAGCTATTAAGATAGGAGAGATCTTAAGAATGGGTATTAATGATACCAAGTGGAAACAGCTAAGAAATGAGATATTTGAAGATATTCATGAAAATGGATGGAATGAGGAAATCCAGGCTTATACACAATCTTACGGTTCTAAAGATCTGGATGCTTCTACTTTACTTATGGAACAATATGGATTTTTGGAAGCGTCAGACCAGAGGTTTATTAGTACAGTGAAGGCTACTAAAAGAGAATTATGTAAAGATGGACTAATGTATCGATATAAAAATAAAGATGATTTTGGAGAACCTTCATCTTCGTTTACAATTTGTACTTTCTGGCTCATAGATAGTTTGTTTAAGATTGGCGAAGAAAAGGAAGCTAAAGCTATGTTTGACGATTTACTTTCTCATAGTAATCACTTAGGTCTTTTTAGTGAAGATATAGATTTTAAGACTAAACGATTATTAGGTAATTTCCCTCAGGCTTATTCACATCTTGCTTTAATTGAAACAGCTGCAAATTTTAGTAAAAGCTATGTTTCCGAAGAAAATATTCAATTTTAA
- a CDS encoding zinc metalloprotease, with protein sequence MKKLILGMAAMALMFTSCNDDQSENVDEIAQENVDMSDFYVYTDFTANDEFKAAEGKKNCYSMQHLNHMLNKDEKLYKKMYDIEHNTRSILAKSSNGQKGKPGSGGGGPTPPVSDNLGVISIPVVITVVYSNSQENISDAQINSQLAVLNNDFRATNGDRSNIPSEFAGLAADSEIQFTLAGVRRYSNSTTQWGTNDAVKSQYPPVTPSSTLNIWVCNIGGGILGYAQFPGGPSSTDGVVIGPNYFGSTGYVSAPFNKGRTATHEVGHYLNLRHIWGDGRCQQDDFVADTPSSDAPNYGCPSYPTVNCRSTDMTMNYMDYTNDACMYMFSNGQKERLRTIFMSGGPRQAMAN encoded by the coding sequence ATGAAAAAATTAATTTTAGGAATGGCTGCTATGGCTTTGATGTTCACATCGTGTAATGATGACCAATCAGAAAATGTGGATGAAATTGCTCAAGAAAACGTAGATATGAGTGACTTTTATGTTTACACCGATTTTACCGCAAATGATGAGTTTAAAGCTGCAGAAGGCAAGAAAAATTGTTATTCTATGCAACATCTTAATCACATGCTAAATAAGGATGAGAAGCTTTATAAAAAGATGTATGATATAGAACATAACACAAGATCTATACTTGCTAAATCGTCTAACGGGCAAAAAGGCAAACCAGGATCCGGAGGTGGTGGACCTACCCCTCCTGTTTCAGATAACTTAGGAGTAATTTCTATTCCTGTAGTAATAACTGTTGTATACAGCAATTCTCAAGAAAATATTTCTGATGCTCAGATCAATTCTCAACTTGCAGTTTTAAATAATGACTTTAGAGCAACAAATGGAGATAGAAGTAATATTCCTTCAGAATTTGCTGGGCTAGCTGCAGATTCTGAAATTCAATTTACTTTAGCTGGTGTGCGCAGATATAGTAATTCTACCACCCAGTGGGGAACAAATGATGCTGTAAAGAGTCAGTACCCACCCGTAACTCCATCTTCTACACTAAATATCTGGGTTTGTAATATTGGAGGAGGAATTCTTGGTTATGCACAATTTCCAGGTGGACCATCATCCACAGATGGTGTAGTAATAGGACCAAATTACTTTGGTAGCACAGGTTATGTCTCTGCTCCATTCAATAAAGGTAGAACCGCAACTCATGAGGTTGGTCACTACTTAAACCTACGTCATATCTGGGGTGATGGTAGATGTCAACAAGATGATTTTGTTGCAGATACCCCTTCTTCAGATGCACCAAATTATGGTTGTCCATCATACCCTACCGTAAATTGTAGATCTACTGATATGACTATGAACTATATGGATTATACTAATGATGCATGTATGTATATGTTCTCTAATGGTCAAAAAGAAAGACTTAGAACTATTTTTATGAGTGGAGGACCAAGACAAGCAATGGCTAACTAA
- a CDS encoding acyl-CoA dehydrogenase family protein, giving the protein MSDTATNKDLLRGGQFLVKETKCEDVFTPEDFNEEQNMMKDSVKEFVDREIWPKKEEFEQKNYALTKEVMEKAGELGFLGISVPEEYDGLGMGFVSTMLVCDYISGATGSVATAFGAHTGIGTMPITLYGTEEQKKKYVPKLATGEWFGAYCLTEPGAGSDANSGKTKAVLSEDGKSYSISGQKMWISNAGFAHTFIVFARIEDDKYITGFIVEYDKENPNGISFGEEEKKLGIHSSSTRQVFFNETKVPAENMLSERGNGFKIAMNALNVGRIKLAAACLDAQRRVITSSVSYANERTQFNTPIAQFGAIKSKLAEMATSAYAGESASYRAAKNIEDRITLRTEEGNSHADAELKSVEEYAIECSILKVACSEDVQNCSDEGIQVYGGMGFSADTPMESAWRDARISRIYEGTNEINRMLAVGMLVKKAMKGHVDLLGPATKVGEELTGIPSFDKPDYSELFAEEKELLANLKKVFLMVAGSAVQKFGPQLEDHQQLLLASSDILIEVYMAESTLLRTEKNAKRFGEDQQKEQIAMTKLYLYHAVDTITQKAKEAIVSFAEGDEQRMMLMGLKRFTKYQNQPNVVELRNMIADKLTSENKYCF; this is encoded by the coding sequence ATGAGCGATACAGCAACGAACAAAGATCTATTACGCGGTGGACAATTTCTTGTAAAAGAAACCAAGTGCGAAGATGTTTTTACTCCAGAAGATTTCAACGAGGAGCAAAATATGATGAAAGACTCGGTTAAAGAATTTGTAGACCGTGAGATCTGGCCTAAGAAAGAAGAATTTGAACAAAAGAATTATGCTCTAACCAAAGAGGTGATGGAAAAAGCTGGAGAACTTGGTTTTCTAGGTATTTCTGTTCCTGAAGAATATGATGGTTTGGGAATGGGATTTGTTTCTACAATGTTAGTATGTGATTATATTTCTGGTGCAACCGGATCTGTAGCAACTGCGTTTGGAGCACATACGGGAATTGGAACTATGCCAATAACTCTATACGGAACTGAAGAACAAAAGAAAAAATATGTTCCAAAATTAGCTACCGGAGAGTGGTTTGGAGCTTATTGCCTTACAGAGCCAGGTGCAGGTAGTGATGCCAACTCTGGAAAGACTAAAGCTGTTCTTTCTGAAGACGGAAAGTCTTACAGCATTAGCGGACAGAAAATGTGGATCTCCAATGCAGGATTTGCTCATACTTTTATAGTTTTTGCCCGTATTGAAGATGATAAATACATCACCGGATTTATTGTTGAATATGATAAAGAAAATCCAAACGGAATTTCTTTTGGGGAAGAAGAAAAGAAATTGGGTATTCACTCCTCTTCTACTCGCCAAGTATTCTTTAATGAGACAAAAGTTCCGGCAGAAAATATGCTATCTGAAAGAGGTAACGGTTTTAAGATCGCAATGAATGCTTTGAACGTAGGTAGAATTAAGTTGGCTGCAGCTTGTTTAGACGCTCAGAGAAGAGTTATTACAAGTTCTGTAAGCTATGCTAATGAGCGTACACAATTCAATACTCCTATTGCTCAGTTTGGAGCTATTAAATCTAAATTAGCCGAAATGGCTACTTCAGCTTATGCCGGAGAATCTGCATCTTACAGAGCTGCTAAAAATATTGAAGATAGAATAACTCTTAGAACCGAAGAAGGAAACTCTCATGCAGATGCAGAATTAAAGAGTGTTGAAGAATATGCAATAGAATGTTCAATTCTAAAAGTAGCTTGTTCAGAAGACGTTCAAAACTGTAGCGATGAAGGTATTCAGGTATATGGAGGAATGGGATTCTCTGCAGACACTCCAATGGAATCTGCATGGAGAGATGCCCGTATCTCTCGTATTTACGAAGGTACCAATGAGATTAACAGAATGTTAGCGGTTGGAATGTTGGTAAAGAAAGCCATGAAAGGCCATGTAGATCTTTTAGGACCTGCAACTAAAGTTGGGGAAGAACTTACTGGAATTCCATCTTTTGACAAACCAGATTATTCTGAATTATTTGCAGAAGAAAAAGAACTTTTGGCTAACCTTAAGAAAGTGTTTTTAATGGTTGCCGGAAGTGCAGTTCAAAAATTTGGTCCACAATTAGAAGATCATCAGCAATTACTTTTAGCTTCTTCAGATATTCTTATTGAAGTATATATGGCAGAATCTACTTTGTTAAGAACTGAAAAAAATGCGAAGCGTTTTGGAGAAGATCAACAAAAAGAACAAATAGCTATGACAAAGTTGTACCTATATCATGCTGTAGATACTATCACTCAAAAAGCGAAAGAAGCAATTGTATCTTTTGCTGAAGGAGATGAGCAACGTATGATGTTAATGGGACTTAAACGTTTCACTAAATATCAAAATCAGCCTAACGTAGTTGAATTGAGAAATATGATTGCTGATAAATTAACTTCAGAAAACAAATATTGTTTCTAA
- a CDS encoding bifunctional alpha,alpha-trehalose-phosphate synthase (UDP-forming)/trehalose-phosphatase, whose product MSKTIIISNRLPLQINLENDELIVTPSVGGLATGLKSFHKDGDSIWIGWTGMTTEEIPEHLIDEVHKKARAEDCIAVNFSSEEMEGFYYGFSNRGIWPLFHYFMEFTEWDSWQWETYKNVNQKYADAVIEHYKDGDVIWVHDYQLLLVPNMIREKEPNATIGFFNHIPFPSYEVFRTMPWRDEILTGMLGADLIGFHTYDYERHFLSSVSRILRHQVEFNEVSLPERLVKVDSFPMGIDYDKFESAALDHFEKTAEDQSEIQQRLDHHKKAAPDAKLILSIDRLDYTKGIANRIRAFEYFLDKYPQYIEKIRLVMLAVPSRSEVPQYQLLKKEIDELVGRINGKFATVSWTPIWYFYRSMPFENLIDLYTSCDIALLTPIRDGMNLVAKEYIATRTNKTGVLILSEMAGAAQEMNEAILINPNNFNEIADSIKFAIEMPEAEQNKRITSLQKRLKRYNVEKWANDFMKSLKGTTENRDIYKANLINTSVKGEILTKFKNAKNRVLFLDYDGTLVNFTNNPDHASPDDELLALINKLTTLENTKVVLISGRDKNTLGTWWKSTPVELIAEHGVWVRKTGRDWKLNEKVQNDWMGAVRPVIETFVDRTPGTFIEEKNYSLAWHFRKADPDLGEIRANELSNVLKDLISNHGLSVLDGNKVLEIKSSGVNKGKAANKLLLKEEYDFIFAIGDDWTDEYLFKELPEESVTVKVGLKKTAATYYVEDTAKVRTLLKAFSDID is encoded by the coding sequence ATGAGTAAAACAATTATTATTTCCAACCGATTACCCTTACAAATAAATCTAGAAAATGATGAATTAATTGTGACTCCTAGTGTAGGAGGATTGGCAACAGGACTAAAATCATTTCATAAAGACGGAGATAGTATTTGGATAGGTTGGACAGGAATGACCACCGAAGAAATCCCAGAACATTTAATTGATGAAGTTCACAAAAAAGCGAGGGCAGAAGATTGCATTGCTGTAAATTTTTCTTCCGAAGAAATGGAAGGTTTCTATTATGGTTTTAGCAATAGAGGGATCTGGCCATTATTTCATTATTTTATGGAGTTTACAGAATGGGATTCATGGCAATGGGAAACCTATAAAAATGTTAATCAGAAATATGCAGATGCAGTTATTGAACATTATAAAGATGGAGACGTAATTTGGGTACATGATTATCAATTACTGCTAGTCCCAAATATGATTAGAGAGAAAGAACCGAATGCAACCATAGGTTTCTTTAATCATATCCCATTCCCATCTTATGAAGTATTTAGAACAATGCCATGGAGAGATGAGATCTTAACAGGAATGCTTGGAGCAGATCTTATTGGTTTTCATACATATGACTATGAAAGACATTTCTTAAGTTCTGTAAGTAGGATTTTAAGGCATCAGGTAGAATTTAATGAGGTTAGCTTACCCGAGCGCTTGGTTAAAGTAGATTCTTTTCCTATGGGAATAGATTACGATAAATTTGAAAGCGCCGCACTAGATCATTTTGAGAAAACAGCAGAAGATCAATCTGAAATTCAACAGAGATTAGATCATCATAAAAAAGCTGCTCCAGATGCGAAACTAATATTGAGCATAGATAGGCTAGATTACACCAAAGGTATAGCTAATAGAATAAGAGCGTTTGAATATTTTCTGGATAAATATCCGCAGTACATAGAGAAAATTCGTTTAGTGATGCTGGCAGTTCCTTCTAGATCTGAAGTGCCTCAATATCAATTATTAAAAAAGGAGATAGATGAGTTGGTAGGAAGAATTAATGGGAAATTTGCCACAGTAAGCTGGACCCCTATATGGTATTTCTATAGATCTATGCCTTTTGAAAACTTAATTGATTTATATACCAGTTGCGATATTGCATTACTTACACCTATAAGAGATGGGATGAATTTGGTTGCTAAAGAATATATAGCTACCAGAACTAACAAAACCGGAGTACTTATACTAAGTGAAATGGCAGGAGCCGCTCAGGAAATGAATGAAGCTATTTTAATAAATCCGAACAACTTTAATGAGATAGCAGATTCTATTAAGTTCGCCATAGAAATGCCCGAGGCAGAACAAAACAAGAGAATCACCTCTTTACAGAAAAGACTGAAGAGATATAATGTAGAAAAATGGGCAAATGATTTTATGAAATCTTTGAAAGGAACAACAGAAAATAGAGATATTTATAAGGCTAACCTTATTAATACAAGTGTAAAAGGGGAAATACTCACTAAATTCAAGAATGCTAAGAATAGAGTACTTTTTCTAGATTATGATGGAACATTGGTGAATTTCACTAATAATCCAGATCACGCAAGTCCGGATGACGAGCTTTTAGCGCTTATTAATAAACTAACTACCCTAGAAAATACCAAAGTGGTACTTATAAGTGGTAGAGATAAGAACACGCTAGGTACATGGTGGAAATCTACTCCTGTAGAGCTTATTGCAGAACATGGAGTGTGGGTTAGAAAAACAGGCCGTGACTGGAAATTAAACGAGAAAGTACAAAATGACTGGATGGGTGCTGTGCGTCCTGTAATAGAAACCTTTGTAGATAGAACTCCTGGGACGTTTATTGAAGAAAAAAATTATTCACTAGCATGGCACTTCAGAAAGGCTGATCCTGATCTCGGTGAGATAAGAGCCAATGAACTTTCTAATGTTCTTAAAGATCTAATTTCCAATCACGGATTGAGTGTGCTAGATGGCAATAAAGTTTTGGAGATTAAAAGTAGCGGCGTTAATAAAGGAAAAGCTGCGAACAAATTACTTTTAAAGGAAGAGTATGATTTTATCTTCGCAATTGGAGACGATTGGACCGATGAGTATCTATTTAAAGAACTTCCTGAAGAATCTGTTACCGTGAAAGTGGGACTTAAAAAAAC
- a CDS encoding acetyl-CoA C-acyltransferase, with the protein MKTAYIVKAYRTAVGKAPRGVFRFKRPDELAAETIQYMMDKVPNFDKSRIDDVIVGNAMPEAEQGLNVGRFISLMGLKVEDVPGMTVNRYCASGLETIAIASAKIQSGMADCIIAGGAESMSYIPMGGYKPTPDYKVAKEGNEDYYWGMGLTAEEVANRYKISREDQDEFAFTSHQRALKAQKEGRFKDQIVPITVNETFVGPDGKKQTKSYTVTEDEGPRADTSIEVLNKLRPVFADGGSVTAGNSSQMSDGAAFVMVMSEEMMKEMNLEPIARLVSYAPVGLEPKIMGMGPVYAIPKALKQGGLKQNDIELFELNEAFASQSLAVIRELGLNKDIVNVNGGAISMGHPLGCTGAKLSVQIFDEMKKRELKNKYAMVTMCVGTGQGAAGVYEVF; encoded by the coding sequence ATGAAAACAGCATATATAGTTAAAGCATATAGAACTGCAGTTGGAAAAGCTCCTCGCGGAGTGTTCAGATTTAAAAGACCTGATGAATTAGCAGCAGAAACTATTCAATACATGATGGACAAAGTTCCAAATTTTGATAAATCTCGAATTGATGATGTTATTGTAGGAAACGCAATGCCTGAAGCAGAACAAGGACTTAACGTAGGTAGATTCATCTCTCTTATGGGTCTTAAGGTGGAAGACGTTCCTGGAATGACCGTGAACCGTTATTGCGCATCTGGATTGGAAACCATTGCCATTGCTTCAGCAAAAATACAGAGCGGAATGGCAGATTGTATTATTGCAGGTGGTGCAGAAAGCATGAGTTATATCCCAATGGGAGGATATAAACCAACGCCAGACTACAAAGTGGCCAAAGAAGGCAATGAAGATTATTACTGGGGAATGGGTCTTACTGCAGAAGAGGTTGCAAATAGATACAAGATCTCTAGAGAAGATCAAGATGAATTTGCCTTCACTTCTCACCAAAGAGCCTTAAAAGCTCAAAAAGAAGGAAGATTTAAAGATCAGATCGTCCCAATTACTGTTAACGAGACTTTTGTTGGTCCTGATGGAAAAAAACAAACCAAGTCTTATACAGTAACTGAAGATGAAGGTCCAAGAGCAGATACTTCTATTGAAGTATTGAACAAATTGAGACCTGTATTTGCAGATGGTGGAAGTGTAACTGCCGGAAACTCATCACAAATGAGTGATGGTGCTGCCTTTGTTATGGTTATGAGTGAAGAAATGATGAAAGAGATGAATCTGGAGCCAATTGCTAGATTAGTAAGTTATGCTCCGGTAGGATTAGAACCTAAAATTATGGGGATGGGACCTGTTTATGCAATTCCAAAGGCTTTAAAACAAGGTGGATTGAAACAAAATGACATTGAATTGTTCGAGTTGAACGAAGCTTTTGCTTCTCAATCTCTTGCAGTTATTAGAGAACTAGGTTTGAATAAGGATATTGTAAATGTAAATGGTGGAGCTATCTCTATGGGTCACCCACTAGGATGTACAGGAGCAAAATTATCTGTTCAGATCTTCGATGAAATGAAAAAACGTGAATTAAAGAATAAATACGCCATGGTAACTATGTGCGTGGGTACCGGACAAGGTGCTGCAGGTGTTTACGAGGTATTTTAA
- a CDS encoding mechanosensitive ion channel family protein, whose amino-acid sequence MIKILVRIWLLIGFIVSFQNTFAYQNEKDSTKTEDQNSPDKSLIVNDSLNYDQNPLVEYSEGYYIVNQLNEAIGLPPKEFNLTSPQATLEHFIVSSRNKKFDEAAYALNFNLLSDNISKKDAAIITEKLFFVIEQRVLISWDNIPDRPDGQVDISTSTNKAVAGKPRRSIKFGEIEMDGRDIVFRLQRLKYKDNGPLWLISSQTVENIEPLYKIYGPRKLDKIMPTWISFKILDIPFWKYFGTLLLIIISYLIAKGVAIIIRKIFSSSNTYWIKDIANKLSSPAGSAIGVLIFYLLLNKLISFSGPLARGIYAILLLSVIIIFTWLIMRLIDYIMDFFTKSKIGDITAEENSESRRMLTYISVGRRIFIFAIVITSAYIMLSQFPSLENLGISLMASAGIATVVLGIAAQSTLGNIIAGIQIAITKPVRIGDALIIEGDYGFVEDIRFTYLIVRTWNLHRKIIPLRDVISESFKNLSITNSQKLGEIEIVADYRIDVQKVREKFSELLKQSEDWDQDYEPIVEVTEITEKTLKMRCLCSAKDFSSVWNLRCKLREELIKYVCELEDGLYLSKQRVSIQKINDETDQFD is encoded by the coding sequence ATGATAAAAATATTAGTTCGAATCTGGCTACTTATTGGATTTATAGTTAGTTTTCAAAATACTTTTGCATATCAAAATGAAAAAGATAGCACCAAAACAGAAGACCAAAATTCACCAGATAAAAGTCTTATTGTTAATGATAGCTTGAATTATGATCAAAATCCATTAGTAGAATATTCCGAAGGTTATTATATTGTTAATCAACTTAACGAGGCTATTGGCTTACCTCCAAAGGAATTTAATTTAACCTCCCCACAGGCTACTTTAGAACATTTTATAGTAAGTTCTAGAAATAAAAAATTTGATGAAGCAGCTTACGCGCTAAATTTCAATTTACTGTCTGATAATATTTCAAAAAAAGATGCAGCAATAATTACGGAAAAATTGTTCTTCGTAATAGAACAACGTGTTCTCATTTCTTGGGATAATATTCCAGATAGGCCAGATGGACAAGTAGATATTAGCACTTCCACAAATAAGGCAGTTGCGGGTAAACCAAGAAGAAGTATAAAGTTTGGAGAAATAGAAATGGATGGACGGGACATTGTATTTCGCTTACAACGCTTAAAATATAAGGACAATGGACCGCTATGGCTTATTTCTTCTCAAACCGTAGAGAATATTGAACCGCTTTATAAAATCTATGGTCCTAGAAAGTTAGATAAGATAATGCCTACTTGGATAAGCTTTAAAATACTTGATATTCCATTTTGGAAATACTTTGGAACTTTACTCTTAATAATTATATCCTATCTAATTGCTAAAGGCGTTGCCATAATCATTAGAAAGATCTTTTCTAGTTCAAATACATATTGGATAAAAGATATCGCTAATAAATTATCATCTCCCGCTGGTTCTGCGATAGGAGTCTTAATATTTTATTTGCTACTCAATAAATTAATATCATTCTCAGGTCCTTTGGCCAGAGGTATCTATGCTATTCTATTGCTATCAGTAATTATTATTTTTACTTGGCTAATTATGAGACTTATAGATTATATCATGGATTTTTTTACTAAAAGTAAAATTGGTGATATTACAGCAGAAGAAAACAGTGAGTCTAGAAGGATGTTAACCTACATTTCTGTTGGTAGAAGAATTTTTATTTTTGCAATAGTCATTACTTCAGCCTATATAATGCTATCACAGTTCCCTTCCCTAGAAAATTTAGGAATTTCTTTGATGGCATCTGCTGGAATAGCTACGGTTGTTTTAGGTATTGCAGCACAAAGTACGTTGGGTAATATTATTGCCGGTATACAAATAGCAATCACAAAACCTGTTAGAATTGGAGATGCTTTAATTATTGAAGGTGATTATGGTTTTGTTGAAGATATTCGCTTTACATATCTTATAGTGAGAACGTGGAATTTGCATCGCAAAATTATTCCCCTAAGAGATGTTATATCTGAAAGTTTTAAAAACCTATCTATAACCAATTCGCAAAAATTAGGGGAAATTGAAATTGTAGCTGATTATAGAATTGATGTTCAAAAAGTAAGAGAAAAATTTTCTGAACTTTTAAAGCAATCTGAAGATTGGGACCAAGATTATGAACCTATAGTTGAAGTTACCGAGATTACCGAGAAAACTCTCAAAATGAGATGTCTTTGTAGCGCAAAGGACTTTTCTAGCGTTTGGAACCTTAGATGTAAATTACGTGAAGAGCTTATTAAATATGTGTGTGAACTAGAAGATGGACTCTACCTTTCTAAACAACGTGTGAGTATTCAAAAAATCAACGATGAAACTGATCAATTTGATTGA
- a CDS encoding mechanosensitive ion channel family protein — MVSFNKELIDYLIIGICAIIVTFTLAYYGLKKIGKDPSNILPVNFANRIWIPLLIFLISLFCQIALIIRLFRFEYTYTVIGHLSTIGIILSTAWFLIIILKVFKARILKKYDVSTSDNLKARKVYTQFMILENIIIFLIIILSVGIALMSFDSIRSIGVSLLTSAGIAGIIIGLAAQKAIATLLAGIQIAITQPIRIEDVVIVEGEWGWIEEITLTYVVVRVWDKRRLVVPSTYFIENTFQNWTRNTAEILGTVFIYTDYEVPFDRLREELTMLLEKSPLWDGKTNVLQVTNATDRSVEIRALMSAKDSPTSWDLRVYVREHLLVFIKENYPESLPKSRVSLKTD, encoded by the coding sequence ATGGTTTCATTCAACAAAGAACTAATAGATTATTTAATAATTGGCATCTGTGCCATCATAGTTACTTTTACTCTTGCCTATTACGGTCTAAAGAAAATAGGAAAAGACCCAAGTAATATATTGCCAGTAAATTTCGCCAATAGAATATGGATACCTTTGCTAATTTTTTTGATTTCCCTCTTTTGTCAAATAGCACTTATAATAAGATTATTTAGATTTGAATATACCTATACTGTAATTGGGCATCTAAGCACTATAGGAATTATATTAAGTACCGCTTGGTTCTTGATCATTATCCTCAAGGTTTTTAAGGCAAGGATTCTTAAGAAGTACGATGTTTCTACTTCAGATAATCTGAAGGCTAGAAAAGTCTATACTCAATTTATGATCTTAGAAAATATCATAATTTTTCTAATAATTATTCTTTCTGTCGGAATAGCGTTAATGAGCTTTGATAGTATTAGATCTATTGGAGTGAGTTTACTTACCTCGGCAGGAATAGCAGGAATAATTATAGGATTGGCAGCCCAAAAAGCTATAGCTACCTTACTGGCAGGAATTCAAATAGCCATAACTCAGCCCATAAGAATTGAAGATGTAGTTATTGTAGAAGGAGAATGGGGATGGATTGAAGAAATTACACTTACCTATGTAGTAGTAAGAGTTTGGGATAAGAGAAGACTTGTGGTTCCATCTACTTATTTCATTGAAAACACATTTCAGAACTGGACTAGAAATACCGCAGAGATCTTAGGAACCGTATTTATTTATACAGATTACGAAGTGCCTTTTGATAGATTGAGAGAAGAACTCACAATGCTTTTAGAGAAATCACCCCTTTGGGATGGAAAGACCAATGTTTTACAGGTAACAAATGCAACAGATAGATCTGTAGAAATTAGAGCGCTTATGAGCGCTAAAGACTCCCCTACCTCTTGGGATCTGAGAGTGTATGTAAGAGAACATCTTTTAGTATTTATAAAAGAAAATTACCCTGAAAGTCTTCCAAAATCCAGGGTAAGTCTAAAAACTGATTAA